From the genome of Rhinatrema bivittatum unplaced genomic scaffold, aRhiBiv1.1, whole genome shotgun sequence:
TTTTCTCTAGCGAGGAGGGGCCAAGGTGACTTCTGTAACGCAGGGGCAGTCCCTGAACCAGCATTATACGTAGGATAAGGACCGGCCAGTTGGCAACCGTTTACATTACTGGAGTTAagttattgggggtgggggggggtctcaCCTCTCACATTAACGCGCACTGCAGCTGATTTATGATGCCGCACTCCAGGCTTGCGCAGTTCCATCTCACACCCGTAggtgccgctgccgccgcccacAGTGATGTTCGGAATCAGCAGGGTGTTTCGCTCGTCGTGAAACGGCAGCAACTTTTGGCCGTCCTTTTCAAAGCCGACATCGTACGCGGTGTAGCGCTCCTGCTGGCGGCACCTGAGGGCCAGCGTGTCCCCGGCGAACACGGCCGGCTGGGCCTGAAGAACCACCACGTCTGCAAGAGAAGGGAGAGCCACGGGTCAGGCAACTAAAGAGGacggtgatattaagtcagagggtgcacagaaaagcagtaaaaactgcttttctgtgcaccctctgacttaatatcatagcgatattaagttggaggtctcGACgagtaaaaaagttaaaaaaaaaaaaaattgaagtcggctgtcgggtcgaaaaccggacgctcaattttgtcagcgtccggtttccgagcccgtggctgtcagcgggctcggaaaccggacgccggcaaaattgagcgtcggctgtcaaacccgctgacagccaccgctcctgtcaaaaagcaggcgctagggatgcgctagtgtccctagtgcctgcttttgcccgtttttaccgccgggcctaatttaaatacagattcgcgcgtggactttactgtatcggcctgtcagaaaGGTGCGTGGGCTTAacgcttgttttttttttctaatgcagGGCGGTGCTGGGGCACCTGGACGGGGCCCGCTCGTAGAATGCGCgcacggaccccccccccccccccccccgggcacgCGACCCAGAATGCAAGCGAGGGGTGGCGCTAAAAGGTGGCGCTGGGCGCGATTGCGCACCCCTCGCCCCtgcttggcccaggagaggtggccgtcAGCGGGTTTTTTGGAAAACGGGACGCTTGATTTTAAGAGCCTCTGTTTTCTTAATCAGCGCAACCACCACGGGTGAGGAAAATGGACGCCTGTAAAgtcgagcgtccgttttcccaccagcacatttctttaaaaaaaaaaaaaagtatttttaccttttggttcctctagCTTAATATCGGTACtaacattaagtcggaggatgtagagaaaagcattattttcagcttttctgtacagtgTTCGGGGCTGCATAAAATGAATGCATCCGCcgcacatttttttctgtatcccGGGTGAATGACTTCATAGCCTCAGCAACATGCATTTGATCCGATGATCGCTATTAGTTTCCCGAGGGGTTCGGAACCACGTTGTGGACGCGCTAAAGCCCCTTATTGTAGAAGGGACTGTGaaagcgcgtcaaaaacgtgcctCCAAACTGGGTTAAAAAGCGCACCCAGCCGCGCACACTTTACAGTGTCGGACTGGCTGTGTGCGCACAGGCCTCGTTTTCTGCCTCAGAAACCGTGATGCGCGCCCGTAGCACGGTATTTGCACACAGCTCCTACGCAAAAGGCTAACCGCGGCTTTAACGCGGGTCGGTGCGCACATTCTGGAGTTAGCAGactctttttttcccctaacACGGCAGTGGTTTGCAGGCCATTAAGCTGACTGCATCAGTTAACGCACTAGGAAAGAGAACGCGCGCCGAAGGTCAGCTCGCAATTTTCACTGACCTCTTATAACGTAAGAAGGTCCCGGTGACGCCACGGCTGCTCAGGTTTCCAGGATCTCCGCAATGAACATGCAGGAGAGAAATCTGTGCAGCACGGTTGCAGCTCCGGTATATGCTAAtgttagctcatgcatattcctgggggattatcctgaaaacctggctggcggTGAGGACTCCAGGACAGCACCGACGCTAAAGCCTTTCCACCCATCTACTTCCAAGGACTCAGGGCTTCATTTGctaagctgatttttttttttttttaatagaaacagaatgggggggtaaagccttagtaaatcagacccttagttGACTGCCCAGAAGAAGCAGGGACCTAATGCAATCGCAAAAGTGAAATTCTGGCAGCAGGGACAGTGGAGGGAGGCTCCAGGCACAGAATAAGTGCACACGCAAGCACATCAACTCTGCCTTAGTCCTGATATCTTTAAGGGTGGAGGTCAAATTCCGTTCTCTTATTAATATCTTACTGCCGTGTCCTTTCCCTTCGGCCTTGGTGGTGCCTTCCAGTAAAATTCTCCCCCCGCCTGCCTCCGTATATTTCTCTGGGGCCCTGTTCTTGGCTGTCGTGTCCCtgctaattctctctctctctctccatttttttgttgtattttgtggcctagcagtttcctcctgctccacgGGCTTGCGGTTTCTTTCTCACACGCGCGGCAGCCGGGCCTCGTCCCCTCTCCACTTACCGTCTGAGACAATCAGGGGAACGGGATCGCTGCGGCTGTAGCCGGACACCTTGCAGCCGTATTCCCCGCTGTCGGTGGTCTTTGCGTACGTTAAATGGTAGAGATTTTTCCCTTTCTCCTCCACGAGGACGCTGGAGTTTTGGTACCAGGTGTACAAGGCTTCAGCGGAATAGAGGCCGCACATCAGGGTCACCGAGTCCCCCGTCAGGACGGTGCTCCACGGCGGATCGAGCGTCAGGAGCGCCTTCTTCCCTGAAGCCGCTTTGATGGAAactcaaaaggaaaagaaaaggaaaaaaaaaagagtgtaaaATCATTCCCTAAAATCCATGAGGCGCAAGCAGAGCAAACAAAGCAGGCCGGCCACGATCCAAAGCTGCGCTGGGGGCAGAACCAGGACCGGATCGGCCTCTTCAGGTTGACCTGGGTGAGGTgccaggccctgtgtgtgtgcTCCTGTGACCTCTCTCTGAACGTTGCCACCCCCCGAGGACTTGGTGAATGCAGGGACTGATCTGTTACTTTAAACCTCCATCCCCCGCAAAGAACTTTGGGATTTGAATTGAACACAAAAAGGGGGGACTGGACTAGCAGAAGTGTGAAATCTGTGAGCTCCGGCTGGAGACTTGGCGCTGCTGCTGCTCGCAGATTTCAAGCCCTTTCCGCGTCTCGTTACCGCGTGCCCAGGGTATGCGCAGGCACTTCCCTGTCTTGTAACAGCTGGGCGGATCTTGAATATGAAGCAAGGATCCAAGGACATGGACCTATGCGTGAGATCGCCACTTGGCCGCGAGGGCCCCAGGAGCACCTTTAATTAATTTGAACAATCCGGAGGCTTAAAGAATGAACAAGCTTTGAAATTTAGCTCATAAGAAGATGAGGATCGGTGGCTTATGTAGGATTCTTGCTGCATTTTTGTGATGTTAGCCCCAATCCCCCAAGTCCGACCTGCCAGCTGCTTTTATAAAAATTGTGCTTCtgccctagcccccccccccagctctcttcctctcctctgacAATCACAGGCCCCTGCCaacctgttcccccccccccccaaggcatccTTGCATTTCCTATCAGTTAACATCTGTAACGGCAACGTCCAGCCCTGTCTGAGCCAAGCACGAGGTGGAGGAAAGCAACCCCTGGCCTGGTTTTCGAGAGGATTTTgttctgggtttgttttttttgtaaagttaATTGAATCAGGAATGCATATAAAAGATGTGTGAAGGGACAGCAGCTCCTGCTGAAACTTTGATGACCGGTTGCTCCTGCTCGCTAGTTTCAGGCCTGTACCAATCCACCCGCTCCGCGTGCGCGTTACCGTGGGTTTGACAGTACAAGCGCACTTATCTTTCTGATTTCATTTCTGTTTCGCCCGCCAGACGGGAGGCTGCCTGAACGAGGTCGCCCTCCAGACTGAACCCCAGGGGGGTTACCCGATGGCCGCAGGGTCCTCGGGGGCAGGCCAGGTCTGTGCACGTCTCCGAGGACCCCGGAGCCATTACATGAAGGGGACACCCGGGGGGGAGGAACTCATTCGCCCTCCTCTCCAGGCCCATCACCTCGGTGACACTGCAGCCGAGCTCCGCCGGACGGGAGACTCAGACCACGGTTCccctctgggcccccccccccctggcacgGGGGCCGAGCCACTGGGGTCACAGCCCAAGCCATTTCCCTTAAGGGGAAGCAAAAGGTCAGTCTCCAGCATTGGTTTGCACTgggaaatgcccccccccccccccggtgttcCTGGCATCGTCCGATCACCTTACTGGAGCGCATGCGGCAGAACCTGTCTAATGCATGCACTGCTTATTAGGGACAACGTGGGAAATCCGTCTGCAGCGATGGCGGATGGGGAAAGGAGCTTCATGGAGGGGGGGGACGGACACAAAAGGCACTTCTGACCAGATCTAaggatcaaaaaacaaaaaaaaagtgtgaaaagcctGCAGGGAAGCAAATCTTTACCTGAGGTTTGAATTTTAACTTCTGAAAGGGGAAAATACATCCACAGGGGAGGAAGTGTAAAACTATAAAACATAAAAAGGGGTTTGGTTAGA
Proteins encoded in this window:
- the LOC115082493 gene encoding low affinity immunoglobulin gamma Fc region receptor III-B-like isoform X3 — its product is MLNESRSFLQQDVFCSVIGGAMTAWAGLLCLFAVIGSAVSIKAASGKKALLTLDPPWSTVLTGDSVTLMCGLYSAEALYTWYQNSSVLVEEKGKNLYHLTYAKTTDSGEYGCKVSGYSRSDPVPLIVSDDVVVLQAQPAVFAGDTLALRCRQQERYTAYDVGFEKDGQKLLPFHDERNTLLIPNITVGGGSGTYGCEMELRKPGVRHHKSAAVRVNVRDSISLTDETSTSPAPAPSPASPTLERCSYKPLGNFCEEIVGHQVKASKEDPGDETSILASIKKLVKAIQEDKTAEARPACTTDPLVDGGKIAVEMQTISAYLASITGSLRQIASSLRKAPVDDSA